Within Pelotomaculum schinkii, the genomic segment TGCAACCGGGAACGACATCCCCAATAGCGCAGCAAGAATAATGGCTTTCAACATACCACTCACCCCTTTCATGACGCCAATAGTTTTTTGCACTCTTCAGTGAGGAGAGGCACCACCTCAAACAAATCGCCAACGATGCCGTAGTCCGCTACCTTAAAGATGTCCGCCTCGGGATCCTTGTTAATGGCCACGATGCATTTGGATGAGCTCATCCCGGCCAGGTGCATGGTTGAGCCTGAAATACCGCAGGCAATATACAAGGCAGGTGAAACGGTCTTGCCGGTTTGGCCTACCTGAAAGCTTTGGGGAATCCAGCCGGAGTCGACAGCGGCCCGGGAAGCGCCCACCGCCGCACCCAGGACATCAGCCAGTTCCTCCAGAATTTTATAGTTTTCCGGCCCCTTCATACCGCGGCCGCCGGAAACGATAATATTGGCCTCGGTCAGTTCCGGACGGGTGGAAATCTGCATCACAACGTCTTTGATAACCTGCCTTAAGTCTGTTTTTTCCAGATGAACAGCTACATTTACCACTTCAGCGCCGCGCCCGGCCCGCGGCTCGTCAGCAGTGAGCACATTGGGGCGAACCGTGGCCATCACGGGCTTTAGCTCGGGGCATACCGCCTTTACGAAAGCCTTGCCGGCATAAACCGGACGCACAAAGACAAGCTGCCCGCCGCTCAGTTCCACGCCGGTGCAATCGGACATAAGACAGGTCTTTACTTTCTGGGCCACCCTGGCGGCCAGGTCGCGGCCCAGCACGGTGCAGCCAAGCAACAACACGGAAGGCTCTTTTTCCATAATCAGGTCGCCCAGCGCCTTGCTGTAGGCGTCGGTAGTATATTGGGCCAGCATATCGTCATCAGCCAGGTAGACTTTATCGGCGCCATATTCTGCCAGCGTGGAAGCCAAACCGGAAACTCCTTTGCCGAAAAGGAGGGCGCTCACTTCTTCACCGGTCTCTGTTGCAAGCTTGCGGCCGGCGCTTAACAGTTCAAGGGTTACTTTTTTTATTTTTCCATCACGGTGCTCTGCAAAAATCCAGATACCCTTTGCCATGTGGCTTTTCCCTCCTTAGATAATTTTGGCTGTTTCCCGTAAGATACGGCATAATTCACGCGCGGCTTCCGGCGCTTCGCCGGGCACAAGCTTGCAGGCGGCCCGGGGCGCGGGCAGGAAATAGGAAATCGCCTTCACTTTTGGCGCGATTTGAGCGGCATCAAGGCCGAGTTCGGACAAAGAAAGCTTTTGGAAAGGTTTTTTCTTGGCCTGCATGATCCCTCGCATGGTAGGGTAGCGTGGCTCGTTGAGGCCCTTTTGGGCGGTAATCAAGGCCGGCAGGGGGACCTCCACGACCTCGCTGCCGCCTTCAATATCCCTGGTGGCAACAGCTTTGGCGTCCTCAATGGTGAGCCTGGTGACAACATTTACCTGGGGCAAGCCAAGCAATTCGGCCACTCTTACCGCCACTTGAGCGGAACCATCATCAACAGCGCGCCAGCCCGCCAGCAACAGGTCAAACTCCAGGCCGCCCAGTACTTTGGACAGTACCAGAGCGGCGGCATATTCGTCGCTGCCGGCCATATTGTCGTCAGTAACCAGTATTGCTTTATCGGCCCCCATGGCCAGGGCCTGGAGCATGGCGTCCTGGGTTTCCGGCGCTCCTGCCGAAATGACTGTAACTTCCCCGCCGTGCTTCTCCTTAAGCCGCAGAGCCTCTTCAACGGCAAATTCGTCGTAGGGATTGATAATCAGGTTGACACCCTGGCGCTCAATTTGCCCACTGGCATCCAAACTGATTATTGCCGCAGTGTCAAAAGTTTGTTTCATCAGAACCGCAATCCTCATATTATTCCTCCTCGACATAGCTCGAAAAAAGTGATTCCTATCACAATCATTTTCAAACGCCTATTCCAATTCCAGGAGCCCAGCATAACAAGACAGGGCGTAAACAAGGAATTTTCTTCCACGCTTACACCTTTTTAGACTGAACGATATTGATTTATTTAAATGGTTCAAATGCTTACTCATCGATACCTATTTTTCGTATAACATCCTGTAAAATTTTTTCTTCTGCTCCGCGTAAATAAATTAGATTTTTAATAATGATTCTTTTCTTATTTTTGAGATCTTCCTCAGATGTATAGATTTCTTTCATTCCTTGTATGTTTGCTCTAACTTTCGCAAGCCTTTTTTTTAAACAGCTGTTTATTTCGCCTGGA encodes:
- a CDS encoding electron transfer flavoprotein subunit alpha/FixB family protein, which gives rise to MAKGIWIFAEHRDGKIKKVTLELLSAGRKLATETGEEVSALLFGKGVSGLASTLAEYGADKVYLADDDMLAQYTTDAYSKALGDLIMEKEPSVLLLGCTVLGRDLAARVAQKVKTCLMSDCTGVELSGGQLVFVRPVYAGKAFVKAVCPELKPVMATVRPNVLTADEPRAGRGAEVVNVAVHLEKTDLRQVIKDVVMQISTRPELTEANIIVSGGRGMKGPENYKILEELADVLGAAVGASRAAVDSGWIPQSFQVGQTGKTVSPALYIACGISGSTMHLAGMSSSKCIVAINKDPEADIFKVADYGIVGDLFEVVPLLTEECKKLLAS
- a CDS encoding electron transfer flavoprotein subunit beta/FixA family protein; this translates as MRIAVLMKQTFDTAAIISLDASGQIERQGVNLIINPYDEFAVEEALRLKEKHGGEVTVISAGAPETQDAMLQALAMGADKAILVTDDNMAGSDEYAAALVLSKVLGGLEFDLLLAGWRAVDDGSAQVAVRVAELLGLPQVNVVTRLTIEDAKAVATRDIEGGSEVVEVPLPALITAQKGLNEPRYPTMRGIMQAKKKPFQKLSLSELGLDAAQIAPKVKAISYFLPAPRAACKLVPGEAPEAARELCRILRETAKII